A part of Ptychodera flava strain L36383 chromosome 11, AS_Pfla_20210202, whole genome shotgun sequence genomic DNA contains:
- the LOC139143948 gene encoding melanopsin-B-like — protein MNNSSSSECNGFTLLENTSFLSNSGGQPIMVGRNLEDKIYLSLSSAILFATIVVGILGNVFVIGLIALKKPLRRSPNFQLASLAVADLMVCGITAPVHLHGSLRVLNGSYYVCSEVSKAACSVYLLTFHTSFFTSLMSLVSISFTRAIIVGRPLARREQKILIGICVTLSYVSGIARGLQVFLTREMDRTCLLHVVSVEGRSQTEVKAFLTTSVLISFL, from the coding sequence ATGAATAATTCCTCGTCAAGTGAGTGCAACGGCTTTACCCTTCTGGAAAACACCAGTTTTCTCAGTAATAGCGGTGGACAGCCCATCATGGTAGGTCGAAATCTAGAAGATAAGATTTATCTGAGTCTAAGTTCAGCCATTCTGTTTGCAACCATCGTCGTCGGTATTCTGGGCAACGTGTTTGTCATCGGTCTCATAGCGTTAAAGAAGCCGCTGAGGAGATCTCCAAACTTCCAGCTGGCAAGTTTAGCTGTAGCTGATCTGATGGTCTGTGGTATTACAGCTCCGGTTCACTTGCATGGAAGTTTAAGAGTGTTGAACGGATCTTACTACGTTTGCTCAGAAGTAAGCAAGGCAGCTTGTTCCGTATATTTGCTGACTTTCCACACTTCATTCTTCACCTCTTTGATGTCACTGGTCTCTATCAGTTTCACTCGTGCTATCATCGTCGGCAGACCATTGGCAAGACGGGAGCAGAAGATTCTGATCGGCATATGCGTGACGCTGAGCTATGTTTCCGGTATTGCTCGAGGTCTTCAAGTCTTTTTGACACGGGAGATGGACAGAACATGCTTGCTTCATGTCGTTTCTGTCGAGGGGAGGAGCCAGACAGAGGTAAAGGCCTTTCTGACGACCAGCGTACTGATCTCCTTTCTGTAG
- the LOC139143966 gene encoding rhodopsin, GQ-coupled-like: MNNSSSSECNGFTLLENTSFLSNSGGQPIMVGRNLEDKIYLSLSSAILFATIVVGILGNVFVIGLIALKKPLRRSPNFQLASLAVADLMVCGITAPVHLHGSLRVLNGSYYVCSEVSKAACSVYLLTFHTSFFTSLMSLVCISLTRAIIVGRPLARREQKILIGICVALSYVSGIARGLHVFFTREMDRTCLLHVVSVEGRSQTKVQAFLPTSVLISFLVVSICYGFIYLEVRRVAAAVHVDGAATNVNKDKNNIATTKICLTIVLIFLLFNMPHVFIFFMKLGGWRKTGNISPFVGHLFLSVWLASSAVNPISYALRSSAFRRQVRSLFQRNLPSG; the protein is encoded by the coding sequence ATGAATAATTCCTCGTCAAGTGAGTGCAACGGCTTTACCCTTCTGGAAAACACCAGTTTTCTCAGTAATAGCGGTGGACAGCCCATCATGGTAGGTCGAAATCTAGAAGATAAGATTTATCTGAGTCTAAGTTCAGCCATTCTGTTTGCAACCATCGTCGTCGGTATTCTGGGCAACGTGTTTGTCATCGGTCTCATAGCGTTAAAGAAGCCGCTGAGGAGATCTCCAAACTTCCAGCTGGCAAGTTTAGCTGTAGCTGATCTGATGGTCTGTGGTATTACAGCTCCGGTTCACTTGCATGGAAGTTTAAGAGTGTTGAACGGATCTTACTACGTTTGCTCGGAAGTAAGCAAGGCAGCTTGTTCCGTATATTTGCTGACTTTCCACACTTCATTCTTCACCTCTTTGATGTCACTGGTCTGCATCAGTCTCACTCGTGCTATCATCGTGGGCAGACCATTGGCAAGACGGGAGCAGAAGATTCTGATCGGCATATGCGTGGCGCTGAGCTATGTTTCCGGTATTGCTCGAGGTCTACATGTCTTTTTCACACGGGAGATGGACAGAACATGCTTGCTTCATGTCGTTTCTGTCGAGGGGAGGAGCCAGACAAAGGTACAGGCCTTTCTGCCGACCAGCGTACTGATCTCCTTTCTGGTAGTGAGTATTTGCTACGGCTTCATCTACCTTGAGGTCCGTCGCGTCGCCGCTGCAGTACACGTGGATGGCGCCGCAACCAACGTTAACAAGGACAAAAACAACATTGCAACAACAAAGATTTGTTTAACGATAGTGTTGATCTTTCTTCTGTTTAACATGCCACATGTCTTCatcttttttatgaaattggGTGGTTGGAGAAAAACCGGTAACATTTCGCCGTTTGTTGGGCACCTGTTCCTGAGCGTGTGGCTTGCAAGTAGCGCAGTGAATCCAATCTCATACGCTCTTCGGTCATCGGCGTTCAGGCGACAAGTACGTTCACTCTTTCAGCGAAACTTGCCTTCAGGTTGA
- the LOC139143383 gene encoding TNF receptor-associated factor 2-like, whose protein sequence is MAGFSLDLLKTVEEKYICQHCQLILRDAVQTSCGHRYCKECFQGLIRDDDNECSACINEGCLDSLMNAEQMFPDRAISRELNEKTVRCINDGCDWTGLFKLYQEEHFDSCQYSVIACLHRNGCDKYIQRRNLTRHLGDECVMRMVRCPHCDAEMVYKEFQEHLDSCPKCQVSCTFCGEILNREQIQKHTDDEDGDCPRMPLPCDFRCVGCIEMVEKEKMDDHKKRHLGQHLVMLMETLIPFLTVLRTEKDNSLTEVADLKKSVQCQAEKISSLQSNLKEVRDWSEDIRVRQRRQEEKFKNSQDYGENIKVLERAIDELKHSFEAFGIKVSVNEGVTAVLRDEVEKLSGLIQSFFEHQREDGVHLKALERIIKAQDKIIAAKDVALAEQDIRIQALEMASYDGVLLWKITNFNRKRNDAVSRRATSIYSPCFHTSRHGYKMCARVYLNGDGMGLGNHVSLFFVIMKGPYDALLRWPFRQKVTFEWLDQSGGEHVVDAFRPDPNSSSFQRPVNDMNIASGCPLFLPLSRLDSPRNSYVKDDAAFIKISVDVSDLI, encoded by the exons ATGGCGGGATTTTCTCTGGATTTGCTGAAAACTGTAGAGGAGAAGTATATATGTCAGCATTGCCAGCTCATATTGCGGGACGCGGTTCAGACTTCATGCGGTCACAGATACTGCAAGGAATGTTTTCAGGGACTGATAAG AGACGACGACAATGAGTGCAGTGCATGTATCAATGAAGGCTGTCTTGATTCGTTGATGAATGCTGAACAG ATGTTCCCGGATAGAGCAATATCAAGAGAGTTAAACGAAAAAACTGTGAGATGCATCAACGACGGTTGTGACTGGACGGGACTTTTTAAACTATATCAGGAG GAACACTTTGACAGTTGTCAGTATTCGGTCATAGCCTGTTTGCATAGAAATggttgtgataaatatattcaACGACGAAACCTGACTCGTCACCTTGGAGATGAATGCGTCATGAGGATGGTACGTTGCCCACACTGTGATGCAGAGATGGTTTACAAGGAATTTCAA GAACATCTTGATAGCTGTCCAAAGTGTCAAGTGAGCTGCACTTTTTGTGGAGAGATACTCAACCGAGAACAG ATACAGAAACACACTGACGATGAAGACGGTGATTGCCCACGAATGCCCCTGCCGTGTGACTTTCGTTGCGTCGGTTGTATCGAAATG GTTGAAAAAGAGAAAATGGACGACCACAAAAAGCGACATCTCGGACAACATCTCGTCATGTTAATGGAAACGTTGATTCCCTTTTTGACCGTGCTGCGAACTGAGAAAGACAACTCACTCACGGAAGTAGCAGATCTGAAGAAATCGGTTCAGTGTCAGGCTGAGAAAATCAGCAGCTTACAATCTAATTTGAAGGAAGTTCGAGATTGGTCTGAAGATATAAGGGTCAGACAGAGGAGACAGGAAGAGAAATTTAAGAATAGCCAAGATTATGGAGAAAATATCAAGGTCCTCGAAAGAGCCATCGACGAGCTTAAACACTCGTTCGAAGCATTCGGCATCAAAGTGTCAGTGAACGAGGGTGTTACAGCTGTCCTCAGGGACGAGGTTGAGAAGTTATCGGGATTAATCCAGTCTTTTTTCGAGCACCAAAGGGAAGATGGTGTTCACCTTAAAGCATTAGAGAGAATAATAAAGGCACAAGACAAAATCATCGCAGCCAAAGACGTAGCTTTAGCGGAGCAGGATATCAGAATTCAAGCTCTGGAAATGGCTTCCTATGATGGCGTCCTCCTTTGGAAAATCACCAATTTTAACCGAAAGCGAAACGACGCTGTCAGCCGTCGAGCCACGTCGATTTATTCGCCTTGCTTTCACACAAGTCGACACGGATACAAAATGTGCGCCCGGGTGTATTTGAACGGGGATGGGATGGGGCTAGGCAACCACGTTTCTCTTTTCTTTGTTATCATGAAGGGTCCATACGATGCCCTGTTGAGGTGGCCCTTCAGACAGAAAGTGACGTTCGAGTGGCTCGACCAAAGTGGCGGAGAGCATGTCGTGGATGCATTCCGACCTGACCCAAATTCAAGTTCGTTTCAGCGACCAGTGAATGACATGAATATTGCGAGTGGTTGCCCCTTGTTTCTGCCTTTATCTCGCTTAGATAGTCCACGCAATTCGTATGTGAAGGACGACGCCGCATTTATCAAGATTTCAGTTGACGTGAGTGATTTGATTTAA